The following proteins are co-located in the Corynebacterium kalinowskii genome:
- the thiD gene encoding bifunctional hydroxymethylpyrimidine kinase/phosphomethylpyrimidine kinase has translation MPRSIPRVLSIAGTDPTGGAGLHADLKSILAAGGYGMGVVTALVAQNTHGVRSVHIPPVDFLTEQLHAVSDDVHIDAVKVGMLGTCDIIKAVSAWFEPIDAPLILDPVMIASSGDRLLDPSAESALRELAAAATIITPNIPELEVLTSQSLSSVDEAITAAQGFAQTHGTLVVVKGGHLEGNEAGNWLVDANGILSHTSTPRLDTKNTHGTGCSLSAALATRLAKTGDPALALEWATLWLHDAIASADQLEVGSGNGPVDHGVWLRALKDGDQEA, from the coding sequence ATGCCTCGCAGTATCCCCCGTGTCTTGTCCATCGCTGGCACTGACCCCACCGGAGGGGCGGGTCTGCACGCCGATCTTAAATCCATTCTGGCCGCGGGTGGCTACGGCATGGGCGTGGTAACTGCCCTAGTTGCTCAGAACACGCACGGTGTCCGCAGCGTCCACATCCCGCCCGTCGATTTCCTCACTGAGCAACTCCACGCCGTCTCCGACGATGTCCACATCGATGCCGTCAAGGTCGGCATGCTCGGCACTTGCGACATCATCAAGGCAGTGTCCGCCTGGTTTGAGCCAATCGATGCGCCACTAATCCTGGATCCGGTGATGATCGCCAGTTCCGGCGACCGCCTGCTCGACCCTTCAGCGGAGTCGGCGCTCCGCGAGCTCGCCGCCGCTGCCACCATCATCACGCCCAACATCCCAGAACTAGAGGTGCTCACGAGCCAAAGCCTTTCCTCCGTGGACGAAGCGATCACCGCGGCGCAGGGCTTCGCGCAAACGCACGGCACCCTCGTCGTGGTCAAGGGCGGCCACCTCGAAGGCAACGAAGCGGGCAATTGGCTTGTCGATGCCAACGGCATCCTCTCCCACACTTCCACCCCGCGCCTGGACACAAAGAACACGCACGGAACGGGCTGCTCACTCAGCGCTGCGCTGGCCACCCGACTGGCAAAAACCGGCGACCCAGCGCTAGCTCTGGAATGGGCAACACTGTGGCTTCACGACGCCATCGCCTCCGCCGACCAGCTGGAGGTTGGCTCGGGCAATGGCCCGGTCGACCACGGTGTCTGGCTACGCGCGCTCAAGGACGGCGATCAGGAAGCCTGA